In Gadus chalcogrammus isolate NIFS_2021 chromosome 1, NIFS_Gcha_1.0, whole genome shotgun sequence, one DNA window encodes the following:
- the cebpb gene encoding CCAAT/enhancer-binding protein beta, with amino-acid sequence MEVAGLYDEDSFAFHARHSAVSPVSHSSSPYRPRRTCDSMTELQGIEEHEKAKDFCMYLDPAVHCQQLAAYGDAHHQGDVFSDFLTESKIKRAAAFQNFKNYTFVNELESSQCGNLRSVREPAYAPGYPDLQETRVDTVYSPGLLENRCKGVEGNDGKEDAKMDGGSSGFDMRSYLQYQSTPSGSLGNISSASSSCSSPPGTPAPSGTSRSPSQNGKMSSGKSKKRLDKDSEEYKLRRERNNLAVRKSRDKAKMRNMETQHKVLELAAENDRLQKRVEQLSRELGTLRNLLSATGQH; translated from the coding sequence ATGGAAGTGGCCGGTTTATACGACGAGGACAGCTTTGCTTTCCATGCCAGACACAGTGCTGTGAGTCCCgtcagccacagcagcagcccGTACAGGCCTCGGAGGACCTGCGACTCCATGACGGAGCTGCAGGGCATCGAGGAGCACGAGAAGGCCAAAGACTTCTGCATGTACCTGGACCCAGCAGTGCACTGTCAACAGCTGGCGGCGTACGGCGACGCGCATCACCAGGGGGACGTGTTCTCCGATTTCCTCACGGAAAGCAAAATAAAGCGAGCGGCGGCGTTCCAGAATTTCAAGAACTACACCTTCGTGAACGAGCTGGAGTCCAGTCAGTGCGGGAACCTGAGGAGCGTCAGGGAACCCGCGTACGCGCCCGGGTACCCCGACCTGCAGGAGACGCGCGTGGACACCGTGTACAGCCCCGGGCTCCTGGAGAACCGGTGCAAGGGGGTCGAGGGTAACGACGGCAAGGAAGACGCCAAGATGGACGGGGGATCTTCGGGTTTCGACATGAGGTCATATCTTCAATACCAGTCCACTCCCAGTGGCAGCCTGGGAAACATCTCCAGCGCGTCTTCGTCCTGCTCCAGCCCGCCGGGCACACCTGCCCCGTCAGGTACCAGCAGATCACCCTCACAAAACGGGAAGATGTCCAGCGGGAAATCAAAGAAAAGGCTCGATAAGGACAGTGAAGAGTATAAACTCAGGCGAGAGAGGAACAATCTTGCGGTGAGGAAAAGCAGGGATAAAGCCAAAATGCGTAATATGGAGACGCAGCACAAAGTGCTTGAACTGGCCGCAGAGAACGACCGCTTACAGAAGCGCGTGGAGCAGCTGTCCAGAGAGCTGGGGACACTCCGCAACCTGCTCTCTGCCACCGGGCAGCATTAG